The genomic DNA CTCAATTGTCCGCTGTGGTTCGGATGAACCTGTACATAGGCTGTGCCAAAtctgtgtttttcgtttcgtgtttctaCGGTAATACCAAAATAATGCCACCGCTACCTACGCAACGCCCGTATATGGAGATCACCGAGCAGCCACATCCGAAGGCGCTACGCTTTCGTTACGAGTGCGAAGGTCGTTCAGCCGGATCGATTCCTGGTGTTAACACGACGGCCGATCACAAGACCTTCCCGAGCATACAGGTGCACGGATATCGTGGCAGAGCCGTGGTAGTCGTGTCTTGCGTGGCCAAAGAGGGCCCAAACCATAAACCTCATCCACACAATCTGGTCGGTAAGGAACACTGCAGGAAGGGCGTGTGTACCGTAGAGATCAACAGTACCACCATGAGCTACAACTTTAACAACCTCGGCATCCAGTGCGTT from Anopheles cruzii unplaced genomic scaffold, idAnoCruzAS_RS32_06 scaffold03443_ctg1, whole genome shotgun sequence includes the following:
- the LOC128277016 gene encoding embryonic polarity protein dorsal-like yields the protein MPPLPTQRPYMEITEQPHPKALRFRYECEGRSAGSIPGVNTTADHKTFPSIQVHGYRGRAVVVVSCVAKEGPNHKPHPHNLVGKEHCRKGVCTVEINSTTMSYNFNNLGIQCVRKKDVDDALKLRQEIRVDPFRTGFAHAKEPGSID